From a single Hippoglossus stenolepis isolate QCI-W04-F060 chromosome 2, HSTE1.2, whole genome shotgun sequence genomic region:
- the gucy1a1 gene encoding guanylate cyclase soluble subunit alpha-1, whose translation MFCAKLKELKISGECPFSSGARRNELGDFEERAGDAADLSPISKDVHGKIGEDVPRPKPSRGKVNLHTLGESIRKLACPEFHRLHAALHRMMRLNRDPESPTICCTGDQSCSEETEHLVEMINIYSSKTAIPLEALKVSLGVELFNMCYEEDGHILRVVGGALHDFLNSFSVLLKQSSTPPNPDRGDCVNEPSVLCLDKDPGLLTVYFFNPHPTTQLFFPGVIKAAARLLYHTTVDVLMDPPSANDSILQASPQPSLLYTVVVKDAKNLSPSPLRASSAGTLPTTLFSTIFPFHLILDQDLVLVQIGHGLRKRLSRKDGLRRSTTFQEHFSIVCPQIKCTFQGILTMLNTQFIIRIKHGSTDNTGKLMDLKGQMIFVSESNAILFLGSPCVDKLEELTGRGLYLSDIPIHNALRDVVLVGEQAKAQDGLKKRLGKAKAALEHAHQALEEEKKKTVDLLFSIFPGTVAQQLWQGQTVQAKKFDRVTMLFSDLVGFTAVCSRCTPMQVITMLNELYTRFDHHCGELDVYKVETIGDAYCVAGGLHKESEMHAVQIALMALKMMELSDEVRTPTGDPIQMRIGLHTGSVLAGVVGVMMPRYCLFGNNVTLANKFESGSQPRKINISPTTHRLLEHRPEFVFVPRSRQDLPADFPEDIPGVCYFLEASFKTDSEMKSSCCTAQKC comes from the exons ATGTTCTGCGCgaagctgaaggagctgaagatATCCGGAGAGTGTCCGTTCTCCAGCGGCGCCAGGAGGAACGAGCTGGGAGACTTTGAGGAGCGCGCAGGTGACGCCGCGGATCTATCGCCTATTTCTAAGGACGTGCACGGGAAAATTGGCGAGGACGTGCCGCGACCCAAGCCGAGCAGAGGCAAAGTTAACCTGCACACACTTGGGGAGAGCATCCGAAAACTGGCATGTCCTGAG TTTCACAGACTGCACGCTGCCCTCCATCGAATGATGAGACTCAACAGGGACCCTGAAAG TCCAACAATTTGCTGCACAGGCGATCAGAGTTGCAGCGAAGAAACAGAGCATTTAGTGGAGATGAtcaacatttactcaagtaaaacaG CAATCCCGCTGGAAGCGTTGAAAGTCTCTCTTGGCGTGGAGCTCTTCAACATGTGTTACGAGGAGGACGGACACATTTTGCGGGTGGTGGGGGGAGCTCTCCACGACTTCCTCAACAGCTTCAGCGTCTTGTTGAAACAGAGCAGCACGCCGCCCAACCCGGACAGAGGGGATTGTGTAAACGAACCTTCAGTGCTGTGCTTAGACAAGGATCCGGGTCTGCTCACTGTCTATTTCTTCAACCCCCACCCAACCACTCAGCTTTTTTTCCCTGGAGTCATCAAAGCTGCTGCCCGCTTGCTGTATCACACCACGGTGGATGTGTTGATGGACCCCCCCAGTGCTAATGACAGCATCTTGCAGGCCAGCCCGCAGCCCAGTCTTCTGTACACAGTTGTTGTTAAGGATGCTAAAAATCTGAGCCCCAGTCCGCTGAGGGCTTCCTCAGCTGGGACCCTTCCTACCACTCTGTTCTCCACCATTTTCCCCTTCCATCTGATCCTGGACCAGGACTTGGTTCTGGTTCAAATAGGACATGGCCTCAGGAAGAGACTGAGCAGGAAGGATGGACTGAGGCGGTCCACTACCTTCCAAGAACACTTCTCTATCGTCTGCCCGCAGATCAAATGTACCTTTCAGGGCATCCTGACCATGCTGAACACCCAGTTTATCATTCGGATCAAGCATGGAAGCACAGATAACACGGGGAAG CTCATGGATCTTAAAGGTCAGATGATCTTCGTGTCAGAGTCCAATGCCATCTTGTTCCTGGGCTCCCCGTGTGTGGAcaagctggaggagctgaccGGCCGCGGCCTCTACCTGTCAGACATCCCCATCCATAACGCGCTGCGTGACGTAGTCCTGGTCGGTGAACAGGCCAAAGCCCAGGACGGTTTGAAAAAGCGTCTGGGGAAGGCGAAGGCAGCCTTGGAGCATGCTCACCAagccctggaggaggagaagaagaagacagtggacctcctcttctccatttTTCCCGGCACGGTGGCGCAGCAGCTGTGGCAGGGGCAAACGGTCCAGGCCAAGAAGTTCGACAGGGTTACAATGCTCTTCTCTGACCTTGTGGGCTTCACAGCCGTCTGCTCGCGCTGTACCCCGATGCAAGTGATCACCATGCTCAATGAGTTGTACACCAGGTTTGACCACCATTGTGGGGAGCTTGATGTTTACAAG GTGGAAACCATTGGTGATGCGTATTGTGTCGCCGGGGGCTTACACAAGGAGAGTGAGATGCACGCCGTCCAAATTGCACTCATGGCCTTAAAGATGATGGAGCTTTCAGATGAAGTCAGGACGCCAACTGGAGACCCAATACAG ATGCGTATTGGCCTTCACACTGGTTCAGTTCTGGCTGGTGTAGTCGGGGTGATGATGCCGCGCTACTGCCTTTTTGGGAACAACGTTACTTTGGCCAACAAGTTTGAATCGGGCAGCCAACCCAGAAAAATCAATATCAGCCCTACAACCCACAG ATTGCTGGAGCATCGGCCAGAGTTCGTCTTTGTTCCCAGGAGCAGACAGGACCTTCCGGCCGACTTCCCAGAAGACATCCCTGGTGTTTGTTACTTTTTGGAGGCGTCCTTCAAAACGGACTCAGAAATGAAGTCAAGCTGCTGCACGGCCCAGAAATGTTAG
- the ufsp2 gene encoding ufm1-specific protease 2 — protein sequence MVVPSLTGTILRLRGQLELRCHLDTTDVFRMHKAISETFETLRSQVKSESCVLAVCDSPVVIWPNKAIHVTPEVITPDTLFEDVHQWIQSDEQESFGKKSGKKKGRRSSAASVINLQLMMEVTNPGPLSAPILTRTAQKSHFLSATLPMDCAVCISCDDTIRDACERLVEALTHQLCEMEKVTLRHMKGTTLLVPEPLHFLLPKPIGLVTVVYPAGVADGQLETQRKELHQQFELPDDRPYFRRANAYHFPSEAYRDGYLRNPHLVLTHPTVDDGKVYLVEGIYSYHHYMQGRIDDNGWGCAYRSLQTICSWFQQQGFEERPVPTHKEIQQALVDVGDKQSSFVGSRQWIGSIEVQLVLNQLLGVTSKIMFVSQGSELGSKGRELANHFLTEGTPIMIGGGVLAHTILGVTWSETTGQIRYLILDPHYTGAEDLQVITDKGWCGWKGPDFWDKTAYYNLCLPQRPKII from the exons ATG GTTGTTCCCTCCCTCACTGGAACCATCCTCCGGCTCAGAGGGCAGCTGGAGCTCAGATGTCACCTGGACACCACAGACG TGTTTCGGATGCACAAGGCCATCTCAGAAACATTCGAGACCCTTCGCTCTCAGGTGAAATCTGAATCCTGCGTCCTCGCGGTCTGCGACAGCCCCGTTGTTATCTGGCCAAACAAAGCCATACATGTAACACCTGAAGTCATAACCCCAGACACGCTGTTTGAAGACGTACATCAGTGGATACA GTCAGATGAGCAGGAGAGCTTTGGCAAGAAATCTGGAAAAAAGAAAGGCAGGAGAAGTTCAGCAGCG AGTGTCATAAACCTTCAACTGATGATGGAGGTGACAAACCCAGGTCCCCTCTCAGCTCCCATCCTCACCAGAACAGCCCAGAAGTCCCACTTCCTGTCGGCGACTCTTCCCATGGACTGTGCTGTCTGTATAAGCTGCGACGACACGATCAGAGA TGCCTGCGAGCGCCTTGTGGAAGCGCTCACTCACCAGCTatgtgagatggagaaagtgacCCTGCGGCACATGAAAGGGACGACGCTGTTGGTCCCTGAGCCGCTGCACTTTCTTCTACCGAAGCCTATTGGACTAGTGACCGTGGTTTACCCAGCAGGAGTGGCTGACGGCCAACTAGAGACACAGCGTAAG GAGCTGCATCAACAGTTTGAGCTCCCCGATGACAGGCCTTATTTTAGAAGAGCCAATGCGTACCACTTTCCCAGCGAGGCCTACAGAGACGGTTACCTGCGCAACCCTCACCTGGTCCTCACACACCCTACCGTGGATGATGGGAAG GTGTACTTGGTCGAGGGGATCTACAGCTATCACCACTACATGCAGGGCCGTATAGATGACAATGGCTGGGGCTGCGCTTATCGCTCCCTGCAGACCATCTGCTCCTGGTTCCAGCAGCAAGGCTTTGAAGAGCGGCCTGTGCCCACTCACAAAGAGATCCAACAG GCTTTAGTGGACGTTGGAGACAAGCAGTCGTCCTTTGTGGGATCACGTCAGTGGATCGGATCCATAGAGGTTCAGTTGGTTCTGAACCAGCTGCTCGGAGTCACTTCCAAGATCATGTTTGTGAG TCAGGGGTCTGAGTTGGGATCTAAAGGCAGAGAACTGGCCAACCACTTCCTTACAGAAGGAACTCCTATCATGATCG GTGGGGGAGTGTTAGCTCACACTATTCTGGGTGTGACATGGAGCGAGACCACCGGGCAGATCCGCTATCTCATCTTAGATCCACATTACACAGGAGCAGAAGACCTGCAGGTTATCACAGACAAG GGCTGGTGTGGATGGAAAGGACCAGACTTTTGGGATAAAACAGCGTATTATAATCTGTGTCTGCCTCAAAGGCCAAAGATCATCTGA